A genomic segment from Ochotona princeps isolate mOchPri1 chromosome 11, mOchPri1.hap1, whole genome shotgun sequence encodes:
- the ZFP42 gene encoding zinc finger protein 42 homolog — MSQQLRKRAKNGGQKSSGGRVLRSTKAKQAKPSQTQQAKVEPLEPTWAFRDEDACFARDLPGAGEEDFPDCYIECVIRGEFPQPLLEDDSLFKSFEGTEQDLSQQVLEASSFLERSLEYMKKEEKQQLPQQEVGKHSRPGYSEYMTGKKLPPGGISGLDLTDPKQLAEFAKKSKANKCNEETFACPESGCTKKLRDKTALKKHLVIHGPRHHVCAECGKGFCEKSKLKRHFLVHTGEKPFQCTFDGCGRRFSLDFNLRTHVRIHTGEKPFMCPFDGCNKRFIQSNNMKAHIITHAKAN; from the coding sequence ATGAGCCAGCAACTGAGAAAAAGGGCCAAGAATGGTGGCCAGAAGAGCTCTGGTGGGAGAGTCCTCCGGAGCACTAAAGCGAAGCAAGCCAAGCCGAGCCAAACGCAGCAGGCAAAAGTGGAGCCCCTTGAGCCAACATGGGCCTTCCGTGATGAGGACGCATGCTTTGCGCGTGACCTTCCAGGTGCGGGAGAGGAGGACTTCCCTGACTGCTACATAGAATGTGTCATCAGAGGTGAGTTTCCTCAGCCGCTCCTGGAAGATGACTCACTTTTTAAGTCTTTTGAAGGAACCGAACAAGATCTTTCCCAGCAAGTTCTTGAAGCAAGCTCTTTTCTTGAACGTTCTTTGGAATACatgaaaaaggaggaaaaacagcAACTTCCTCAACAGGAGGTTGGAAAACATTCACGTCCCGGCTATTCTGAGTACATGACAGGCAAGAAGCTTCCTCCTGGAGGAATATCTGGCCTTGATTTAACGGATCCCAAACAGCTGGCAGAGTTTGCTAAGAagtcaaaagcaaataaatgtaaTGAAGAGACATTCGCTTGTCCTGAGAGTGGATGTACAAAAAAGTTGAGGGATAAAACTGCCCTGAAAAAGCATCTGGTCATTCACGGCCCCCGACACCACGTCTGTGCTGAATGCGGGAAAGGGTTCTGCGAGAAGTCAAAGCTGAAACGCCACTTTCTGgttcacactggagagaagcccTTCCAGTGCACCTTTGACGGATGCGGAAGGCGCTTTTCCCTGGACTTCAATTTGCGCACACATGTACGCATTCACACTGGTGAAAAACCTTTTATGTGTCCCTTTGACGGTTGTAACAAGAGATTTATTCAGTCAAATAACATGAAAGCTCACATCATAACTCATGCAAAGGCAAATTAG